A portion of the bacterium genome contains these proteins:
- a CDS encoding branched-chain amino acid ABC transporter permease produces MTEFFQQLVNGLAWGSIYALIALGYTMVYGVLRLINFAHGDVYMVGAMVGYYAARVFDGGGTFLRFSLVMLSSMLACALLGAAIERFAYRPLRNAPRLNALITAIGVSLLLEYGGQYLFGADPKFFPTLIETKEVLNLGGVVINNIQLAIFIVSFVLMFALQAIVHRTKIGKAMRAVSFSHTASHLVGINVNRVISLTFVFGSVLAAAAGILVGLSNPKVDPLMGLMPGLKAFVAAALGGIGNIPGALIGGLLMGVAETLVAGYLS; encoded by the coding sequence TTGACCGAATTCTTCCAACAATTGGTCAACGGCCTGGCTTGGGGCAGCATCTACGCCCTCATCGCCCTGGGCTACACGATGGTCTATGGCGTGCTCCGCTTGATCAATTTCGCCCATGGCGACGTCTACATGGTGGGGGCGATGGTCGGCTACTACGCCGCCCGGGTCTTCGACGGCGGCGGCACCTTCCTCCGCTTCTCCTTGGTGATGCTGAGCTCGATGCTGGCCTGCGCCCTGCTCGGTGCGGCCATCGAGCGCTTTGCCTACCGGCCGCTGCGCAATGCGCCTCGGCTCAACGCGCTGATCACCGCCATCGGCGTCTCGCTCTTGCTGGAATACGGCGGCCAATACCTCTTCGGCGCCGATCCCAAGTTCTTCCCGACCCTGATCGAGACCAAGGAAGTGCTGAACCTGGGCGGCGTGGTCATCAACAACATCCAGCTCGCCATCTTCATCGTCAGCTTCGTCCTGATGTTCGCGCTTCAGGCCATCGTCCACCGGACCAAAATCGGCAAGGCGATGCGGGCCGTGTCATTTAGCCACACCGCCAGCCATTTGGTCGGCATCAATGTCAACCGAGTCATCAGCCTGACCTTCGTCTTCGGCTCGGTCCTGGCGGCGGCCGCCGGCATTTTGGTCGGGCTCTCCAATCCCAAGGTCGATCCGCTGATGGGCCTGATGCCGGGGCTCAAAGCCTTCGTCGCCGCGGCCCTGGGCGGCATCGGCAATATCCCCGGCGCCCTGATCGGCGGGCTCTTGATGGGCGTGGCCGAAACCTTGGTGGCCGGCTACCTCTC